The Salvelinus sp. IW2-2015 unplaced genomic scaffold, ASM291031v2 Un_scaffold1009, whole genome shotgun sequence genomic interval TAGTTACGCCCCCCTGGGTTCCCATCTTGATGTAGGCAGTAGTTACACCCACCCTGGGTTCCACATCTTGAGGTAGGCAGTAGTTACCACCCACCCTGGTTCCCATCTTGAGGTAGGCAAGTTACCCCACCCTGGGTTCCCATCTTGAGGTAGGCAGTAGTTACACCCTGGTTCCCATCTTTGAGTAGGTTTCGTCAGTTTACCCACCCTGGTTTCCATCTTGAGGTAGGCAGGTGTTACGCCACCCTGGGTTCCCATCTTAGGTAGGCAGTAGTTACCCCCACCCTGGGTTCCACATCTTGAGGTAGGCAGTGGTTTACACCCACCTGGGTCCCATCTTGAGGTAGGCAGTTAGTTTACTCCCCTGGGTTTCCCATCTTGAGGTAGGCAGTGGTTACCCCACCCTGGGTATCCCATCCTTGATGTAGGCAGTAGTTACGCCCCACCTGGGTTCCCACTTGAGGTAGGCTGTAGTTACCCCACCTGGTTCCCATCTTGAGGTAGCAGTGTGTTACCTCCCTGGTTCCCATCTTGATGTAGGCAGTAGTTACCCACCCTGGTTCCATCTTGAGGTAGGTCAGTAGTTACCTTCCACCTGGGTTCCGTCATGAGGTAGGCAGTGGTTACCCTCCCACCTGGTTCCCATCTTGAGGTGAGCGTGGTTACCTGCCCACCCCTGGGTTCCCATCTTGAGGTAGGCAGTAGTTACCCCCACCCTGGGTTCCCATCTTTCATCGCCAATTATCTGAAAACACAGAAAGGATAGGTAAAAGCTGTATGGGAATTGGCTTTGATCTGCCTAGTTCTttcacatccatccatccaattcTCAACGACACTTACTTAATGACAACGACACATGAAATGTAACACATGTATGTCCTCCCCTCCAGTCTATAATCCGCTGTGACGAGGACGAGAGCCACACGGCATCTATGTACTGCACGGTGTGTGCCACCCACCTGTGTGCCGACTGCTCCCAGCTCACCCACTCCACCCGCACCCTAGCCAAGCACCGGCAGGTACCCCTGGCAGACAAGCCCCACGAGAAGACACTATGCCCGCAGCACCAGGTTCACGCTATCGAGTTCGTCTGTCAGGAGGAGCTCTGCCAGCCTGGGCCGCTCATGTGCTGCGTGTGCAAAGAGTACGGCAAGCACCAGGGACACAAGGtatggaaggaggaggaggacgagtcAGCTGGGAGTAGCCTCACTGGTTGctgtatttattgactgactgacaggTCAATCTCTGAAGCAACGTTCCTAGCAACACTAGAGACAACAAGCAAATCAGAATAGCTAAAGGAATTTGTCGTTGTACTGGTTGGTAGTTCAGCTGGTGTGATTTAGGGCTGRGACGAtcccagtatcgcaatattttgtccatggcaaaaatgaaaatacaaagcagaccaaactctttggtcctttaaaaacctgctggaTGTAAACTATTGTGTTCTATACtgtagctaaataaataaatgtgactctggatgacaacataattatgtttgttttcaacattagggctgttttcataAAGAAGTTGAatctgcttcgtgttttgtttccttgccacgatactaatgagGATTGTCCTGGCCCTACTATGATTGTGTTAATTTCTCCTTGCTGATTGCTTCCTTCCTGTAGCATGCAGTTCTGGAGGCAGAAGCCAATCAGATCCGTGCGTCTATCCTGGACATGGCCCACTGTATCCGGACGTTCACAGAGGAGGTGTCGGAATATTCCAGGAAGCTGGTTGGGATCGTACAGCAGATTGAGGGAGGAGAACGGATAGTGGAGGATGGCATCGGCATGGCACACACCGAACATGTAAGAACAGCTGGCTGTGGATAACAACTTTTTGCATACTAAACAACAGATGAACTTTAGATTTCAAAGTGGATAGATAGGCTATTCAAATGTAATTGAGGTATAATCGCTGTAAAGCTGTTACTGTATTTAAAAATTACGGTAGCTACATCTCAAAGTCCTGGGAAACATCATTGTATTTCCTTCCAAAAAGTCATAACATTGCTTATGGTTTATCATAGTGTATATTTCATGATGCAGTGTGTAATCTGTGTATTCCTGATGGACTCAGTCGTCTGTGGCTATTCCCCAGGTCCCAGGCACGGCAGAGAGCGCGCGGTCCTGCGTACGGGCCTACTTCGCCGACCTCCACGAGACGCTGTGCAGACAGGAGGAGATGGCGCTCAGTGTAGTGGATGCACATGTCAGGGAAAGGCTCATTTGGCTCCGGCAACAGCAGGAAGACATGACCATCCTACTGTCCCAGGTGTCCACAGCCTGCCTGCACTGCGAGAAGACACTGCAGCAGGTAGGAGCCTAAATGGGCCACTGGTGGGCATAACATCTCTAGAGCACACTGTAGGATTGCAATCTCTGCTTGCACTGGATGGTGCTCTCATTTTCAATAAGAACCACCAAGGTCTTCCTAAGGACTTTTGTATGGTCTGAAATCAGATaggaaaatcacatttgcaaatgtgattttcctaagtcatgactgatgtcttccctgtctctctctgtaggatGACTGCAGAGTGGTCCTGGCCAAGCAGGAGATCAACAGACTGTTGGAGACTCTGcagaaacagcagcagcagttcaCTGAGCTGGCCGACCACATCCAGCTTGACGCTGGTATCCCCGTCACATTCACCAAGGTACagcactctgctctactctgtagGAATACAGAACGTCATACACTCCATTGAAAAATAATTAGTAACTTCATTTAGACTACATTGTTTTCTCTGTTCCAGGACAACCGGGTCCACATCGGGCCTAAGATGGAGATCCGGGTGGTGACCCTGGGATTGGATAGTGCTGGGAAAACCACCATCCTTTTCAAACTGAAACAGGACGAGTTTATGCAGCCCATCCCTACCATAGGTAAACCCACAACAGTGTCAGTCATTAAAATGTACCTGAATTGTATAGCCACTCCTCCTCCTTGTCATCTGTAGGTTTTAATGTGGAGACAGTGGAGTATAAGAATCTCAAGTTCACCATCTGGGACGTTGGTGGGAAACATAAGCTACGGCCTCTCTGGAAGCACTATTACCTGAACACACAAGGTATCTGTTTACCTCTTTCTTTCATATTACCTGCTTCCctaacatgtactgtatactaaacattaggaacaccttcctactattgagttgccctcagaacagcctcaattcgtcggggcatggactctacaaggtgtcggaagtgttccacagggatgctggcccatgttgactacgaTGCTTCCCYCKGTTGTTTCAAGTTGTttcgatgtcctttgggtgacagacaattgatacacacgggaaactgttgagtgtgaaaaacccagcagcgctgcagttcttgacacaaaccggagcgcctggcacgtactaccataccccattcaaaggcacttacattttttgtcttgcRCATTCACTCcctgaatgacacacacaaacacaatccatgtctcaattctctcaaggcttaaaaatccttcaacatgtctcctcccctttatctaca includes:
- the trim23 gene encoding E3 ubiquitin-protein ligase TRIM23 isoform X2, yielding MAAAVGVNKQGTAATMDVCVRHVRGATSSTVKVLECGVCEDVFSLQGDKVPRLLLCGHTVCHDCLTRLPLHGRAIRCPFDRQVTELGDSGVWGLKKNFALLELLERLQNGASSQLSMAEDALTGMGESIIRCDEDESHTASMYCTVCATHLCADCSQLTHSTRTLAKHRQVPLADKPHEKTLCPQHQVHAIEFVCQEELCQPGPLMCCVCKEYGKHQGHKHAVLEAEANQIRASILDMAHCIRTFTEEVSEYSRKLVGIVQQIEGGERIVEDGIGMAHTEHVPGTAESARSCVRAYFADLHETLCRQEEMALSVVDAHVRERLIWLRQQQEDMTILLSQVSTACLHCEKTLQQDDCRVVLAKQEINRLLETLQKQQQQFTELADHIQLDAGIPVTFTKTTLFSLFQDNRVHIGPKMEIRVVTLGLDSAGKTTILFKLKQDEFMQPIPTIGFNVETVEYKNLKFTIWDVGGKHKLRPLWKHYYLNTQAVVFVIDSCHRDRLMEAHSELAKLLTEKELRDALLLIFANKQDVPGAVSVEEMTELLSLHKLCCGRSWHIQGCDARSGMGLHEGLDWLSRQLVAAGVLDVA
- the trim23 gene encoding E3 ubiquitin-protein ligase TRIM23 isoform X1, which codes for MAAAVGVNKQGTAATMDVCVRHVRGATSSTVKVLECGVCEDVFSLQGDKVPRLLLCGHTVCHDCLTRLPLHGRAIRCPFDRQVTELGDSGVWGLKKNFALLELLERLQNGASSQLSMAEDALTGMGESIIRCDEDESHTASMYCTVCATHLCADCSQLTHSTRTLAKHRQVPLADKPHEKTLCPQHQVHAIEFVCQEELCQPGPLMCCVCKEYGKHQGHKHAVLEAEANQIRASILDMAHCIRTFTEEVSEYSRKLVGIVQQIEGGERIVEDGIGMAHTEHSSVAIPQVPGTAESARSCVRAYFADLHETLCRQEEMALSVVDAHVRERLIWLRQQQEDMTILLSQVSTACLHCEKTLQQDDCRVVLAKQEINRLLETLQKQQQQFTELADHIQLDAGIPVTFTKTTLFSLFQDNRVHIGPKMEIRVVTLGLDSAGKTTILFKLKQDEFMQPIPTIGFNVETVEYKNLKFTIWDVGGKHKLRPLWKHYYLNTQAVVFVIDSCHRDRLMEAHSELAKLLTEKELRDALLLIFANKQDVPGAVSVEEMTELLSLHKLCCGRSWHIQGCDARSGMGLHEGLDWLSRQLVAAGVLDVA
- the trim23 gene encoding E3 ubiquitin-protein ligase TRIM23 isoform X3, producing MAAAVGVNKQGTAATMDVCVRHVRGATSSTVKVLECGVCEDVFSLQGDKVPRLLLCGHTVCHDCLTRLPLHGRAIRCPFDRQVTELGDSGVWGLKKNFALLELLERLQNGASSQLSMAEDALTGMGESIIRCDEDESHTASMYCTVCATHLCADCSQLTHSTRTLAKHRQVPLADKPHEKTLCPQHQVHAIEFVCQEELCQPGPLMCCVCKEYGKHQGHKHAVLEAEANQIRASILDMAHCIRTFTEEVSEYSRKLVGIVQQIEGGERIVEDGIGMAHTEHSSVAIPQVPGTAESARSCVRAYFADLHETLCRQEEMALSVVDAHVRERLIWLRQQQEDMTILLSQVSTACLHCEKTLQQDDCRVVLAKQEINRLLETLQKQQQQFTELADHIQLDAGIPVTFTKDNRVHIGPKMEIRVVTLGLDSAGKTTILFKLKQDEFMQPIPTIGFNVETVEYKNLKFTIWDVGGKHKLRPLWKHYYLNTQAVVFVIDSCHRDRLMEAHSELAKLLTEKELRDALLLIFANKQDVPGAVSVEEMTELLSLHKLCCGRSWHIQGCDARSGMGLHEGLDWLSRQLVAAGVLDVA
- the trim23 gene encoding E3 ubiquitin-protein ligase TRIM23 isoform X4 produces the protein MAAAVGVNKQGTAATMDVCVRHVRGATSSTVKVLECGVCEDVFSLQGDKVPRLLLCGHTVCHDCLTRLPLHGRAIRCPFDRQVTELGDSGVWGLKKNFALLELLERLQNGASSQLSMAEDALTGMGESIIRCDEDESHTASMYCTVCATHLCADCSQLTHSTRTLAKHRQVPLADKPHEKTLCPQHQVHAIEFVCQEELCQPGPLMCCVCKEYGKHQGHKHAVLEAEANQIRASILDMAHCIRTFTEEVSEYSRKLVGIVQQIEGGERIVEDGIGMAHTEHVPGTAESARSCVRAYFADLHETLCRQEEMALSVVDAHVRERLIWLRQQQEDMTILLSQVSTACLHCEKTLQQDDCRVVLAKQEINRLLETLQKQQQQFTELADHIQLDAGIPVTFTKDNRVHIGPKMEIRVVTLGLDSAGKTTILFKLKQDEFMQPIPTIGFNVETVEYKNLKFTIWDVGGKHKLRPLWKHYYLNTQAVVFVIDSCHRDRLMEAHSELAKLLTEKELRDALLLIFANKQDVPGAVSVEEMTELLSLHKLCCGRSWHIQGCDARSGMGLHEGLDWLSRQLVAAGVLDVA